The Pseudomonadota bacterium sequence CGTGGTACCCGGGCGCAGAGCCCGGTGGTGGCGGCTACATCGCCCAGCGGATGCTGGCTGCCCGCAACGAAGAGCACGCCGCGTCGGCGACCCTCTTCTTCAACATAGCCCACTATGCGCTGCGCCCCTGGCCTTGGATCATCGTGGCACTTGCGTCGCTCGTGGTGTTCCCCGACCTCGCGGCACTGTCCGCCGCGTTTCCCGAGCTGGATGCAAACCTCGTGGATCACGATCTAGCGTACCCGGCAATGCTGCGGCGGCTTCCTCACGGTCTGCTCGGCATCGTGATGGCCTCGTTGATCGCCGCCTACATGTCCACCATCTCGACTCATTTGAACTGGGGCTCCTCCTACATCGTCAACGACTTCTACCTGCGTTTTCTGCGCCCCGAAGCGAGCGAGCGAGCGCTCGTGCTGCTCGGCCGCGTCAGCACAGCGCTGCTCATGCTCGTCACGGCTTGCCTGGCCCTTTACCTGCATAGCGCCCTTCAGGCCTTCCAAATCCTGCTTCAGATCGGCGCGGGAACCGGGCTCCTGTTCATCATGCGTTGGTTTTGGTGGCGCGTGAATGCGGCGAGTGAGATCACCGCGATGGTGGTGTCCTTCGCGATAGCCGTCTACTTCCAGCTCGGCGACTCCGCGCTGCCGCCGCACGTGCAGCTGCTGGTCGGTGTTTCGATCACGACCGTCTCGTGGCTGCTTGCTGCCTTTATCGCCCCCCCCACCGAGCGCACCAGGCTCGCTGCCTTCTGTCGCAAGGTGCGTCCCGGCGGTCCCGGCTGGCGCACGGTCGAGCGCGAGCTGCCACCCGAGGATCGGCGCCCAGACGCCGCCTGGGACGTACCGGGAGGCCTGCTGAACATGGCCATCGGCTGTGCCCTGGTCTACGGAACGCTCTTCGCAACCGGATATTTCATCAAGGGCAACCTCGGATCGGCGCTCGTGCTGCTTGCCATCGCAGTACTCGCCAGTTTCTGGCTCATTCGCCGCAAAAGCCGTACGGCTTCAATGGCCTAGTTTGTGCCCTTTCCAAAACTCACTCCCGTCGCCCGGCTTACAGCGCGGCTCCGTATCCACAGCGCGGCTCCGTATCCACAGCGCGGCTCCGTATCTAGAGATACGCGTGCTGCTGTTGCCGGGCACCCTCACCGAGCAGCAGCCGTATCATAGGGTTGAAGAGCGGGCTAGCGCACGAACGTGCGTTGATTCAGCATCGTCTCTATCGTGCCTACCGCAGCATCGAGCGTCTGAGTGCGCCAAGCGGAGCTTGAGGGGTAGAACAGCTCCGAGAAGCGCTGCTTTACGGCGCGTTCCGCTTCGGGATCGATCGCGCCGTGCAGGCGCGCCTGGTTCTCCAACACCATGGTGCGAAGATCGTAAAGCTGCTGCGCCAGGCCCAGCCCGTGCGTGCCGAGCTCCAAGACCATTCCGTTGAAGATGCGGTCTGGATGCTTGCGTTTGACCGTCGTGCGACAGTAGGCGACGAGCTCACCCCGCGCGCTATAGCTCTTGTCCCTACCGTACCGATCCCGGATGCCGCCGGCAGTCATCCGGCGCAGCGAGGGACTGTCGGCCCCCGCGAACAGAGCGTATACGCGGCCGCGTTCGCCGTAGCCCGTGTGAAGGTCGATCAGTAGAATCTCCACGTACCTGTCCTTGATGGCCTCGTAGAGGTTGCTGAAGCAGCGAGCTTCGCCCGTCAAAGCGGAACCACCATAGAACAGCCCTTTCGGGTGGGTGTATTGGCCCTGGAGCGCCGCGGCACGAACCGCGCCCGGCCCTCGGCGCGCAGCAGCTGCCAGCATCCGAGCCGCAAAACGCACGTCGGCAAGCGGACCCGGGCCGCAGGCCCCGCCGGGCTGAAGCGCAGCTGCGATTTGGTCGTAGGCGGGCGAGAGGGTGCCGTACAGACGCACACCGTCGGGTTCGAAGTTGCGATTCAGATCGACGTTATCCTCGTTGACTCGGCAGCGATGGTGAAAGCCCCATGGGTTGAGCGCATGCACCAAGATCACGCCGGCGGTTCGCAGATCGAGCCGGCCAAGGACTCCCAGCATGAGCGAGCGCTGAATGGCCGATCCCATGTAGCCCTCGACTCCGTGCGTACCGCTGATGCAGACAAAGGCGCGCTGGCACGAGTCGGGGACGAACTCTGCTGTGTCGATCGACAGATCGAGCTCCGACTGGACTTGGGTGCGCTGGCGGATGGGTTCGCGACCAAGCTTGCGAGCCAGCGACGCAAGGTCCTGTTCGAAGCCTGCCCGCGCCTGATGGTATGTGTGTGCGAACATGTGGCCTGAGCTTGGACGAGACTTGCCCAAAGACGCAACAGATCGTTATCGATCGCCCGGCCGACGGCAAGCGCGGCGCCAAGCTGCTCGCGACTCGCCCGCAAGGCTTGAACACCCGGCTACGGCGTGTCCGATTGTCCCGTAGGCCCGTAGCAACCGCAGCGAGCTCGGCAGCAGCACCTCCTATGGACTTGCCCCAGACAGGTCGTCAGACGACGACGAGGACGAGGGGGCGCCGCCGGGTTCGAGAGGAAGCCGAAGGACGAACGTTGTGCCTCGGCCAGGTTCCGTTTCGAATCTCAGCGACCCGGCATGTTTGTTCACGACCACGGCACGACAGATGGCGAGACCTTGGCCTGTGCCGCGCCCTACCTCCTTGGTTGTGAAGAAGGGATCGAAGACTCGGTCTTGCACGTCACATGGAATGCCTGTGCCGGTGTCGCGGACGCGTATTTCCGCGCTGCCATCGATCGCACGCGCGCTGATGTGAATCTCGCCCTTGGCGTTGGACCCGTCGCCGACTACGTCCGCAACGGCATGGGCGGCGTTGACAACCAAGTTCAACAGCACTTGGTTGATCTCGCTCAACAGGCATGGGACCGGCGGCAGCGCCGGATCCAGATCCAGAACCATCTCGGCGACGTACTTCCACTCGTTGCGACTGACCGTGACGACGCTTGAAATGGCATCTGCGAGGTTGACTTGCGTCTTCTTCTCCGTGCCTACGTGAGAGAAGCTCTTCATGGCCAGCACGATTCCTGCAATGTGACCGATTCCCTCCGCCGACTGCTTCGCGGCTCTTGGCATCTCGGCACGCAGGTAATCGAGGTCGATCTCTTGCTGCAGCGCCTTCAGGTCCTCGCACATGTCGCTGTGTGCACCAGTCTGCGCCACCTCGGCGCGTAGCGCTTCAAAGGCGGCAAGCATGCGCTCGATGTCGGCGAAGGCATCGCTCAGGAAGGAGATGTTATCGCCCACGTACTGCGCGGGAGTATTGATCTCGTGTGCCACTCCGGCGGCGAGCTGTCCGATGCTCTCGAGCTTTTGTGCCAAGCGCAGGTCTGCCTCCATGCGCTCGCGGTTTTCGGTCTCCTTGTGCAGTCTTGTGTTGGCGGCCTGCAGCTCGGCTGTGCGCTCCCTAACCAGCTCGTCCAGTGACTGGAAGCGCTCCTGAAGCTCGTGGCGAAGAGACCGTTTCCGAGTAAGCGCATGTGCGAGCTGGACCACCTCGACACTGTCGAAGGGCTTCTTCAGGAGCACGAGTTGATCGGTGCTACCCACGCGATCCACGATCTTGGACCACGACGTGTCGGAGTAGGCGGTACAGATGACCACTTCGAGGTGGGGGTCGACCGTCCACAAGTGCGTGATGGTTTCCAGACCGTCCCAGCCAGGGGGCATTCTCATGTCGACGAACGCGAGCGAATACGGTTTGCGCTCTCGGGCCGCTCGCTCGACGAGGGTCAGCCCCTCGTTGCCCTGGTAGGCCGAAACCACGTCGAAGCCGGCCGGGCTGCTGGCACGCGTCGGGTGACCAAAGAGATCTCGCTCCAGCTGCGCCAGCTCCGCGTCGTGCCCGGGCAGGTCGAGGACCTTGCGATAATCGTCATGAACGGAGCGGTTGTCGTCGATTAGCAGGATCCGCGCTGGGGCTGCAGTGGCATTCATGGGCTGAGCGCGGGCGCCTGGATCGGAGCGAGATACCGTGGGTGGCCCCGCCGTGGCCGGTACATGTAGGGCATTTCGGCAAATGCGGTGGCTGCTCCCGCACTGTCAACATCGGCGCGGTGCGCCATCGTTGAACTACGTTGAACTGGGTCCCTGCAGCCAAAGCGGGCGCTCCGGCCTTTAGGGGATCAGGAACGGACCGTACGCACGGCTAGGGCAGGTGGAGCGTGTCGTCTGATCCCAACAGCGGCCGGCGTTCCGGCAAGGGCATCCGCGGGCTTCTTCCTGCTGTGGATGCAGCCTTGAGGCAGAGCGTCAGGCAGACGCTGCTCGTTGCATCTCTCCTATTCGCATCAGGCATCGCTGTCATCTACGTCCATCTCGCCAGAAGCCAGCAGGCGCTCGTCAGGCAGACGGCCCTTCAGCATGCGGACGTGTACTCGACAGCCATCAGGGAGTTCAGAACGTTGTACGCCAGCGAAGTCGTCGAGGCGGCCCGAGGACATGGCGTCCGCGTCACCCACGACTACCGCGCGCACAAGGGAGCCATACCTCTTCCCGCGACCTTGAGCATGCTGCTCGCCGGGAAGTTGGGACAGGGCGACTCGGGAAGTCAGGCGGCGCTGTACAGCCCCTACCCCTTCCCATGGCGGCAAGACCGCGGCGGCCTCCGAGACCGCTTCGCCCGCGATGCCTGGCGTTCTCTTTCTCAGCGCCCTGATGAACCGTTCTACCGGATGGAAAACAAGGACGGCCGTTACGTGCTTCGATACGCTACCGCCGATCGCATGAGGGAAGCGTGCGTCGGCTGCCACAATGCGCATCCCGACACTCCGAAGCGAGATTGGCAGGAAGGCGACCTCCGGGGTGTGCTCGAGATTCGCTATCCGGTCGGGTACGCGCGAACCCTGGCCCAGGGCAGCACACGGAGCACGCTTTGGATACTGGGAACGGTATCCGGCTTGGCGCTTCTGGTGTTCGGGCTGATTCTCTCACGGTCTCGCCGCTGGACGCGCGAGCTTGAAGGCACCGTCGAGGCGCGAACCCTTGATTTCAAGAGGAGCCAGCAGCTCAGCCAGGCGGTGATTCACAACATGGGTGATGCCGTGGTCACGATCGACGGTCGCCGGCGCATTGTCGGCTTCAACAAGAGCGCGTCCTCGATGTGGGGCTACACCCGCGAGGAGGTGGTGGGCCTCGAGGCATGCGCCCTCTTCGCGTGTCAGGATGGATCATCCCCGGCGCTACCGCGGCTCGACCGCGAGGCAGGCGCAACCAATGAAGTCGCGGCGCGAGCCGAAGCGGTGGCTGTGCGCAAGTGCGGCACGAGTTTCCCCGTCGAAGTCGCCGTAAGCAGTGCATCCGAGCTGCAGGACGTCAGTGTATTGCTTGTGCGCGATCTAACGCAGAGCAGGCGCGCCGAGCAGAAGCTGCGGGCGCTGAACGACGAATACGTCAGGGCATCGCGCCAGGCTGGCATGGCGGACATCGCCACCGGTGTGCTGCACAACGTTGGCAACGTGCTGAACGGCATCAACGTGTCCGCCGGGATCCTGATGGACCGGCTCCGAGCATCACGAATCAAGCAGGTGCGAAAGACCGTCGAGCTGCTCGAGTCGCGCACGGACGATCTTTCCAAGCCCCTACACCACGATGAGCACGGAAGGAAGGTTTTGTCCTATCTCTTGAAGCTCGGACACAAGCTCGAGGAAGAGCAACAGCAGCTAGTCGCCGAAAGCCGGCACCTGCAGCAGCGTGTCAAACACGTCGGTGCCATCATCGCCAAACAACAGGAGCATGCGACCGGCGGCGTGTTGTTAGAAGACTGTACCATCGGACGACTGGTGGACGAAGCGACCATCCTGCTAGGTTCCACGTACGATCATCATCGGATACAGTTCCTTCGCACCGGAAATGGGGATACAGAGGTTACCGTCGACCGTCATCGGGTTCTTCAGATTCTGGTAAACCTGCTGTCGAATGCGAAGGACGCGCTCGAGCCCGTGAAGAGCGGGAGGCAGGTTCGAATCGACACTGGACTCCATGGGAAAGATCGGTTTCTGATCCGGGTAATCGACAACGGCGCCGGTATATCGACCGGGGACAAACAGCAGGTGTTCAGCCAGGGCTTCACTACCAAGGAAAATGGGCACGGGTTTGGGCTGCACAACGCGTCCAATGCCGCCAAAGCCATGGGGGGAGCCCTCAGTTGCCAAAGTATGGGAGTAGGCAGGGGAGCCTCCTTCACCCTGGAGCTACCGATCCGCCCAGCCCACCGGAAACAACCTCGAACGAACGGAAACGCCCAGGCAGACCTTTGATCGAGCCCCCAAGAAAGCGCAGCTTCGGACCGCGGCCCAGCTATCCGGCAGCCGAGATCATTGACCCAGCGCACCTTTCCCTGGACGGGCTCTTAGGACTTAGTGCCGGAAGTGACGCACTCCGGTTAGAAGCATCGCCATGCCCGCTTGGTTGGCGGCCGCTATGACGTCGGAGTCCTTCTTGGAGCCGCCGGGTTGGACCACGGCCGTTACGCCCGCCGCGGCCGCGGCCTGCACGCCGTCGGGAAAGGGAAAGAACGCGTCGGAAGCCAGGACGCTGCCGGCAGCCCGCTCGGCGGCCTTCTTGGTCGCGATCTGGACGCTGTCCACACGCGACATTTGGCCAGCGCCCACACCGACGGTGCACAGGCCCTTCGCCAACACAATAGCGTTGGATTTGACGTGCTTGCAGACGCGCCACGCGAAGTCCAGCGCTGCGCGCTCGCTCGCGTTCGGCTCGCGCTCCGTTGCTACGCGGGCCGATTGAAGGTCGCTCGCCGCGCTGGCGTCGCGATCCTGCAGCAGCAGGCCGCCTCCCACACGCTTGACCTGCAAGGCCTGGTGCTCGGCCGGGAGCCGCTGCCCGGTGGCCAGCAGGCGCAGGCTCTTCTTGCGGCGCAGGACACCGAGTGCTGCCTCGTCGTAGGCCGGCGCGATCACGCATTCGAGGAACGTCTCGGCCAACACGCGTGCGGTAGTCTCGTCCACGCCTCGGTTGAGCGCAACGATGCCCCCGAATGCGCTCAGCGGATCCGCTTCCCGCGCGGTCCGGTAAGCCTCGTCCAGCGTCTCGGCAAGTGCCACTCCGCACGGGTTCGTGTGCTTGACCAGGACTGCCGCCGGGCGCTCGAACTCGAGCACCGCATCCAAGGCAGCCTCGCAGTCCACCAGGTTGTTGAACGACAGCTCCTTGCCACCAGCCCCCAGACTCTGACTGCTGGCCAGGCAGCCTGGGGCAGCGTTGCGTTCTACGTAGAAGGCTGCGCGCTGGTGGGGATTCTCTCCGTAGCGCAACTCGGAGGCCTTGTGCAAGCTGAGTCGCAGCGTAGCCGGGAAGCGTCCCGGTGTGTCCTCCCCGGTCCGGGCCGCAAGGTAGTCGGCGATCGCGCTGTCGTAGGCGGCCGTGTGGGCAAAGGCCTTGGCCGCGAGCCTTGCGCGCAGCGAAGCGTCGGGGCTTGCACCGCCGCTGGCGAGCTCGGCGATCTGCGAGTAGTCAGCCGGATCGACGACGACCGTAACGCGTGCGGAGTTCTTGGCGGCCGAGCGGATCATGGCGGGACCACCAATATCGATATTGTCGACGATCTCGTCTGGGGGAGCCCCTCGAGCCACCGTGGCCTCAAACGGGTAGAGGTTCACCGCTACCAGGTCGATGGGCTTGCCGCCGATGCCCGAGAGCGCATGCTCGTCCTCCCGCTCGGAACGCATCAGGATGCCGCCATGCACGCGCGGGTGCAGGGTCTTGACGCGCCCGTCCATGATCTCCGGGCTATCGGTGTACGCAGAGACCTCGGTCACTGGAACGCCTGCCTGGCGCAGCGCCCGCCCGGTACCGCCGGTCGACAGGATTTCCGTGCCTGTGGCCGCTAACCGTCCCGCGAATTCAACCACGCCGCTCTTGTCTGTGACCGAGATGAGTGCTCGCTTGACTACCACCATCTGCTGCTCCTTTGGTGTCGCGTCAGAATAGCCCTTCCATGTCAACTCCGATCCTGCAAAGCCATTTTGACCCGGCGCCTCTGGCGTCGCGTGCGCGCTATGAAGACCGCCGCGAGGCCCAGCGCCAGCGCGGTCCATGGAAGGCGAAGAGGAATTCGGCTCCCGGGAAGACTGCAACCGCAGCCGCCGGCCAGCGGCACGCCGCACTCGGCAGCCCAGCCGTTGACGGGCATGAAGTCGCACTCGGCCGGCAGCGTGCCGGGCTTGTAGATCGTGCACAGGCCCAATCGATCGTCGTCCGCCAGGGTGCGCTTGGTGATCTCCCCGCCGGTGGCCTGGAACGCCATGGTCGCACGGCTGAACTGGGAATGGCCCAGGCCGAGGAAGTGGCCGGCCTCGTGGGTGACGACGTTCTGAAGGTCGACCGTACCCGATGGGCAGCCCGTATCCGGACATACCGCGAGTCTGTCTTGGCGCGCATCGTTGAGCTCCATGTCGGCGTCGACGATTTCACCGTTGGTCGTGTTGTGCCATACGAAGGTCAGGCCAAAGGCGTTGGAACCGTTGCCGCGCCTCGACCAGTCGTCCACGAAAAGGATGGCGTTGGCGTTGAGGCCGTCGACGTTGTGTTCCGGCTCCCTGCACGCCACGGGTTGGGGTGGTGAGGGAAACTCCACGATCTCGATGCCCGTCTTGTGCCCCCCGTCGCAGGTGACGTCTTGCCAGCTTTGAAACGACGCTTCGATGACCGTGCGAGCTTGCGAAAAGGTCAATCCACCCTTGGGCTCGGACACGGAGTACGACATGCAGCGCCGTTGCCAAGCTAGCGGAATGCCTGTGGAGGTGCCATCACAGCCCGGCGCCGCCACCTGGGAGCCGACCATGAGGCGGCAGAAGGCGCTGGCAAGAGCGGGGACGCCAAGCTGAGTCAGCTGCAGCACGAGCAGGACCGCCGGCGTGCGGAACATGGGCTCTTGCCTAGCACGAGGCGCCCGCTTGGCGCCAACCCCGCTCGGCGCAACCGGTCACGGGGTCCTTCGACGACGGCTTCCCAGGCGTTCTTCTGGGCGGTTTACGTCCTCGTCGCCGCCCTGCGCTGCCTCTGATCCGAACCGCAGCCCAGGCAATGCTCGGGCGATTCCTGCGGGCGCACTCGGCCACAAGAGCGCCTGAAAAGCCGATTTTCTGGGGCCTGAACGGCTACCGCTCAGCCGCCGGCGACTTCGTCAAGGGCGGCCATGCGGCGCGTGGTTTCGAACGCGAAGTCTGCGTAGCGCCGGGCGCGGATGGCTTCACGCGCTTCGCTCATGAGCTCCGCGTAAAAACTCAGGTTGTGCTGCGTCAGCAATCGGGGACCCAGGATCTCGTGGCAGCGTACGAGGTGGTGCAGGTAGGCGCGCGTATAGCCGGTGCAGGTCGGACACCGGCAGCGGCGGTCCAGGGGACGGGCGTCTTGGCGGTGCCGCGACTGTCGAAGGTTGACGCGTCCCTGCCAGGTGAGTGCCTGACCGTTGCGTGCGTTACGCGTCGGCAAGACGCAATCGAAGAGATCGAGCCCCAACGAGATCGCATGAACAAGATCCTGGGGCTTGCCCACGCCCATCAGGTAGCGCGGTCGCTCCGATGGCAACGCCAAAGCCACCTCCTGCAGGGTCTTGCGCATGGCGTCGAT is a genomic window containing:
- the purH gene encoding bifunctional phosphoribosylaminoimidazolecarboxamide formyltransferase/IMP cyclohydrolase; translated protein: MVVVKRALISVTDKSGVVEFAGRLAATGTEILSTGGTGRALRQAGVPVTEVSAYTDSPEIMDGRVKTLHPRVHGGILMRSEREDEHALSGIGGKPIDLVAVNLYPFEATVARGAPPDEIVDNIDIGGPAMIRSAAKNSARVTVVVDPADYSQIAELASGGASPDASLRARLAAKAFAHTAAYDSAIADYLAARTGEDTPGRFPATLRLSLHKASELRYGENPHQRAAFYVERNAAPGCLASSQSLGAGGKELSFNNLVDCEAALDAVLEFERPAAVLVKHTNPCGVALAETLDEAYRTAREADPLSAFGGIVALNRGVDETTARVLAETFLECVIAPAYDEAALGVLRRKKSLRLLATGQRLPAEHQALQVKRVGGGLLLQDRDASAASDLQSARVATEREPNASERAALDFAWRVCKHVKSNAIVLAKGLCTVGVGAGQMSRVDSVQIATKKAAERAAGSVLASDAFFPFPDGVQAAAAAGVTAVVQPGGSKKDSDVIAAANQAGMAMLLTGVRHFRH
- a CDS encoding ATP-binding protein; the encoded protein is MNATAAPARILLIDDNRSVHDDYRKVLDLPGHDAELAQLERDLFGHPTRASSPAGFDVVSAYQGNEGLTLVERAARERKPYSLAFVDMRMPPGWDGLETITHLWTVDPHLEVVICTAYSDTSWSKIVDRVGSTDQLVLLKKPFDSVEVVQLAHALTRKRSLRHELQERFQSLDELVRERTAELQAANTRLHKETENRERMEADLRLAQKLESIGQLAAGVAHEINTPAQYVGDNISFLSDAFADIERMLAAFEALRAEVAQTGAHSDMCEDLKALQQEIDLDYLRAEMPRAAKQSAEGIGHIAGIVLAMKSFSHVGTEKKTQVNLADAISSVVTVSRNEWKYVAEMVLDLDPALPPVPCLLSEINQVLLNLVVNAAHAVADVVGDGSNAKGEIHISARAIDGSAEIRVRDTGTGIPCDVQDRVFDPFFTTKEVGRGTGQGLAICRAVVVNKHAGSLRFETEPGRGTTFVLRLPLEPGGAPSSSSSSDDLSGASP
- a CDS encoding matrixin family metalloprotease, producing the protein MFRTPAVLLVLQLTQLGVPALASAFCRLMVGSQVAAPGCDGTSTGIPLAWQRRCMSYSVSEPKGGLTFSQARTVIEASFQSWQDVTCDGGHKTGIEIVEFPSPPQPVACREPEHNVDGLNANAILFVDDWSRRGNGSNAFGLTFVWHNTTNGEIVDADMELNDARQDRLAVCPDTGCPSGTVDLQNVVTHEAGHFLGLGHSQFSRATMAFQATGGEITKRTLADDDRLGLCTIYKPGTLPAECDFMPVNGWAAECGVPLAGGCGCSLPGSRIPLRLPWTALALGLAAVFIARTRRQRRRVKMALQDRS
- a CDS encoding ATP-binding protein; protein product: MSSDPNSGRRSGKGIRGLLPAVDAALRQSVRQTLLVASLLFASGIAVIYVHLARSQQALVRQTALQHADVYSTAIREFRTLYASEVVEAARGHGVRVTHDYRAHKGAIPLPATLSMLLAGKLGQGDSGSQAALYSPYPFPWRQDRGGLRDRFARDAWRSLSQRPDEPFYRMENKDGRYVLRYATADRMREACVGCHNAHPDTPKRDWQEGDLRGVLEIRYPVGYARTLAQGSTRSTLWILGTVSGLALLVFGLILSRSRRWTRELEGTVEARTLDFKRSQQLSQAVIHNMGDAVVTIDGRRRIVGFNKSASSMWGYTREEVVGLEACALFACQDGSSPALPRLDREAGATNEVAARAEAVAVRKCGTSFPVEVAVSSASELQDVSVLLVRDLTQSRRAEQKLRALNDEYVRASRQAGMADIATGVLHNVGNVLNGINVSAGILMDRLRASRIKQVRKTVELLESRTDDLSKPLHHDEHGRKVLSYLLKLGHKLEEEQQQLVAESRHLQQRVKHVGAIIAKQQEHATGGVLLEDCTIGRLVDEATILLGSTYDHHRIQFLRTGNGDTEVTVDRHRVLQILVNLLSNAKDALEPVKSGRQVRIDTGLHGKDRFLIRVIDNGAGISTGDKQQVFSQGFTTKENGHGFGLHNASNAAKAMGGALSCQSMGVGRGASFTLELPIRPAHRKQPRTNGNAQADL
- a CDS encoding Na+:solute symporter, which gives rise to MILSTLDWAIVVAFFVFSLVVGVATSRRAGKNAGEFFLSGRQMPWWLLGVSMVATTFSSDTPNLVTDIVRKHGVSGNWLWWAFLLTGMLTVFVYAKLWRRSGVLTDLEFYELRYSGRSAAFLRGFRAIYLGVFFNVMIMATVSLAAIKIGSVTLGLKPLETLVIASVVTVIYSSLGGLRSVLLTDFALFVVAMVGSLAAAWVVVRLPEVGGLEALLENDMVRRRLDFVPDLSDPETFVPLFLMPLAVQWWSTWYPGAEPGGGGYIAQRMLAARNEEHAASATLFFNIAHYALRPWPWIIVALASLVVFPDLAALSAAFPELDANLVDHDLAYPAMLRRLPHGLLGIVMASLIAAYMSTISTHLNWGSSYIVNDFYLRFLRPEASERALVLLGRVSTALLMLVTACLALYLHSALQAFQILLQIGAGTGLLFIMRWFWWRVNAASEITAMVVSFAIAVYFQLGDSALPPHVQLLVGVSITTVSWLLAAFIAPPTERTRLAAFCRKVRPGGPGWRTVERELPPEDRRPDAAWDVPGGLLNMAIGCALVYGTLFATGYFIKGNLGSALVLLAIAVLASFWLIRRKSRTASMA
- a CDS encoding M14 family metallopeptidase gives rise to the protein MFAHTYHQARAGFEQDLASLARKLGREPIRQRTQVQSELDLSIDTAEFVPDSCQRAFVCISGTHGVEGYMGSAIQRSLMLGVLGRLDLRTAGVILVHALNPWGFHHRCRVNEDNVDLNRNFEPDGVRLYGTLSPAYDQIAAALQPGGACGPGPLADVRFAARMLAAAARRGPGAVRAAALQGQYTHPKGLFYGGSALTGEARCFSNLYEAIKDRYVEILLIDLHTGYGERGRVYALFAGADSPSLRRMTAGGIRDRYGRDKSYSARGELVAYCRTTVKRKHPDRIFNGMVLELGTHGLGLAQQLYDLRTMVLENQARLHGAIDPEAERAVKQRFSELFYPSSSAWRTQTLDAAVGTIETMLNQRTFVR